In one Mucilaginibacter sp. PAMB04168 genomic region, the following are encoded:
- a CDS encoding SDR family oxidoreductase — protein sequence MEDFSLKDKVILVTGGTGVLGEAFIKGIAKAGGIVGILGRNEKIAQERADAVNADGGKAIALITDVMKEADLIAARDKVLDTYGRIDGLVNGAGGNMPGGVIQPDQDIFTMNMEGMRQVMDLNLWGTLMPTQIFGEVMAKGGKGSIVNISSMASQQAVTKVLGYSMAKAAVDSYTKWFAVEAANRYGDAIRMNAIAPGFFLTEQNRTLLTQPDGSYTERGNLVIKNTPYKRFGKAEELIGALVWLLSDASAFVTGTVINVDGGFSIFSGV from the coding sequence ATGGAAGATTTCTCTCTCAAGGATAAAGTGATTTTAGTTACCGGCGGTACCGGTGTTTTAGGCGAGGCCTTTATTAAGGGTATTGCAAAGGCTGGAGGTATCGTGGGTATATTGGGTCGTAATGAGAAAATAGCTCAGGAACGTGCTGATGCCGTAAATGCCGACGGTGGTAAAGCCATAGCGCTAATTACCGATGTAATGAAGGAGGCAGACTTGATAGCTGCCCGTGATAAAGTACTGGATACCTACGGCCGTATTGACGGATTGGTTAACGGAGCCGGGGGGAATATGCCAGGCGGTGTGATACAGCCCGACCAAGATATATTTACCATGAACATGGAGGGCATGCGCCAGGTAATGGACCTCAATCTTTGGGGTACTTTGATGCCTACTCAAATATTTGGCGAGGTAATGGCTAAAGGCGGCAAAGGGAGTATTGTGAATATTTCATCCATGGCATCGCAACAGGCAGTTACCAAGGTGCTGGGTTACAGTATGGCTAAAGCAGCTGTTGATAGTTACACCAAGTGGTTTGCAGTTGAAGCAGCCAACCGTTATGGCGATGCTATACGTATGAATGCCATTGCACCAGGCTTTTTTCTGACTGAGCAAAACCGCACGCTGCTTACCCAGCCAGATGGTAGCTATACTGAGCGTGGAAATCTGGTTATAAAAAATACGCCATATAAGCGCTTTGGCAAAGCCGAAGAATTGATTGGCGCACTAGTTTGGTTACTGAGTGATGCATCA
- a CDS encoding DUF427 domain-containing protein — protein MKAVWNNHVIAESDQTIVIENNHYFPKESVNSDFLQSSDTHTTCPWKGLASYYTLEVEGQQNKDAAWYYPEPKSAAAEIKDYVAFWKGVKVSE, from the coding sequence ATGAAAGCCGTATGGAATAACCACGTAATTGCCGAAAGCGATCAAACCATTGTTATCGAAAACAATCATTATTTTCCGAAAGAGAGCGTTAATTCCGATTTTCTTCAATCTTCAGATACCCACACTACCTGTCCCTGGAAAGGATTGGCTTCTTATTATACATTAGAAGTTGAAGGCCAGCAGAATAAGGATGCTGCCTGGTATTACCCCGAACCTAAATCGGCTGCGGCTGAGATAAAAGATTATGTTGCCTTTTGGAAAGGGGTAAAGGTAAGCGAATAA
- the recG gene encoding ATP-dependent DNA helicase RecG has product MNASVFQTPIDYLKGVGTARAEVLKKELGIFSYEDLLRHYPFKYIDRTRFYKVRDINPELPYVQVIARLTHKEIIGEKHTKRLIAHVQDDTGVMELAWFQGIKWVEKSLIVGKAYIIFGKPGMFNGKPQMAHPEVEPYSPEALKRKGNMTLQPGYNSTEKLKTFSLDSKGLQKLVAILLEQYAKDIHENLPLYILQKFRLMGRAEAYRQIHFPESPDLLFEAQHRLKFEELFLIQLRLLKNKLLRTQKFKGNIFGSVGESFNTFYNHKIPFPLTNAQKRVLKEIRLDTQRGVQMNRLLQGDVGSGKTVVALMSMLLAIDNGFQTCMMAPTEILANQHYISIKSLLGDDFLEVALLTGSTKKKDRKVIHEKLLSGELKILIGTHALIEDAVQFQNLGFVVIDEQHRFGVEQRAKLWRKNTIPPHVLVMTATPIPRTLAMTLYGDLDVSVIDELPAGRKPIETLHFYETQRLQMFGFMKREISIGRQVYVVYPLIQESEKLDLKNLMDGVETMLREFPPPQYQISVVHGKLSATDKDFEMQRFVKGETQIMVATTVIEVGVNVPNASVMIIENAERFGLSQLHQLRGRVGRGAEQSYCILMSGQKLSREGKVRLETMVRTNNGFEISEIDLQLRGPGNIEGTQQSGVLDLKLANLATDQELLLQARKAVEDIFAHDPQLTLPENQVLHQASQAKNGGLSWDKIS; this is encoded by the coding sequence CCAGAACTACCCTACGTACAAGTTATAGCTCGCCTAACCCATAAAGAAATAATAGGCGAAAAGCATACCAAGCGTTTAATTGCACATGTACAGGATGATACAGGTGTAATGGAATTGGCCTGGTTTCAGGGTATAAAGTGGGTGGAAAAAAGCCTTATAGTAGGTAAGGCTTACATTATTTTTGGCAAGCCGGGCATGTTTAACGGCAAGCCGCAAATGGCTCACCCCGAAGTGGAGCCTTACTCGCCCGAGGCGCTTAAACGCAAAGGGAATATGACTTTGCAACCGGGTTACAATTCAACTGAAAAGCTTAAAACGTTTTCACTTGATAGTAAAGGTTTGCAAAAACTGGTGGCTATATTGCTTGAGCAGTATGCAAAAGACATACATGAGAACCTGCCACTTTACATTCTTCAAAAGTTCAGGTTGATGGGTAGGGCAGAAGCATACCGCCAAATTCACTTTCCCGAGAGTCCAGACTTGTTGTTTGAAGCTCAGCACCGGTTAAAGTTTGAAGAACTTTTCCTGATACAATTACGCCTGCTCAAAAATAAGCTGCTACGCACCCAAAAGTTTAAAGGCAATATATTCGGCAGCGTTGGCGAATCATTTAATACCTTTTACAATCACAAAATACCATTTCCGCTTACTAATGCCCAAAAGCGGGTGTTAAAGGAAATAAGGTTGGATACCCAACGCGGCGTACAGATGAACCGCTTGCTACAGGGCGATGTAGGCAGTGGTAAAACCGTAGTGGCTTTAATGAGTATGCTGCTGGCTATTGATAATGGATTCCAAACCTGTATGATGGCTCCAACAGAAATTCTGGCCAATCAGCACTATATATCTATCAAAAGCCTTTTAGGGGATGACTTTTTAGAGGTAGCGTTGTTAACCGGCTCTACCAAAAAGAAGGACCGCAAGGTGATCCATGAAAAGTTGCTAAGCGGCGAACTCAAGATTTTGATAGGAACGCATGCGCTCATTGAGGATGCCGTTCAGTTTCAAAACCTGGGCTTTGTGGTAATTGACGAGCAACATCGCTTTGGTGTAGAACAGCGTGCCAAATTGTGGCGCAAAAACACTATCCCGCCGCATGTGCTGGTAATGACGGCAACCCCCATTCCGCGTACGCTGGCCATGACTTTGTATGGTGATTTGGACGTATCCGTTATTGACGAACTGCCTGCAGGCCGTAAACCCATCGAAACCTTGCATTTTTATGAAACCCAGCGCCTGCAAATGTTTGGCTTCATGAAACGCGAGATTTCCATAGGCAGGCAGGTGTATGTAGTATATCCGCTAATTCAGGAAAGCGAAAAGCTGGATTTGAAGAACCTGATGGATGGTGTGGAAACCATGTTGCGTGAATTCCCGCCGCCGCAGTATCAAATCAGCGTGGTGCATGGTAAGCTCTCCGCCACTGATAAGGATTTTGAAATGCAGCGCTTTGTAAAAGGTGAAACACAGATTATGGTGGCTACTACCGTAATTGAGGTAGGTGTTAACGTACCGAATGCATCTGTAATGATTATTGAAAACGCCGAACGTTTTGGCTTATCGCAGCTGCACCAATTGCGTGGTCGCGTTGGCCGGGGTGCCGAGCAATCATATTGTATTTTAATGAGCGGTCAAAAGCTGAGCCGCGAAGGCAAAGTACGCCTTGAAACCATGGTTCGCACCAATAACGGGTTCGAAATATCTGAAATTGATCTTCAACTGCGCGGCCCGGGTAATATTGAAGGCACCCAGCAAAGCGGCGTGTTAGATTTAAAATTGGCTAACCTGGCTACCGACCAGGAATTATTGCTACAGGCACGCAAAGCTGTTGAAGATATTTTTGCGCATGATCCGCAACTGACCCTGCCCGAAAATCAAGTCCTGCATCAAGCTTCTCAGGCAAAAAATGGCGGCCTGAGTTGGGATAAGATTTCCTAA
- a CDS encoding mercuric reductase, with amino-acid sequence MKVYDVIVIGSGQAGSPLARKMAKGGKKVAIIEKRWVGGTCVNDGCTPTKTMIASARAAYLAGRCDNLGVHIDGFSINMPQIKKRKDDIVMHSRSGNQKSLEDDPNIDLLFGEASFTGPKSVKVKLNEGGTEELQAEWVFINAGLQTVVPDVDGLQNIDYLTSTSILELETVPDHILVIGGNYIGLEFGQMFRRFGSQITLLERGPRIMSHEDEDIATEVNHILEEEGIAIHGNAQAKKFEKNADGKILATLDLGGRTEQLEVSHVLVAAGREPQTKALNLDAAGIAVDDKGYIKVDEKLQTNVPGVYALGDIKGGPAFTHISYNDFTIVWRNLLQGEDLTTNGRPLPYCMFTDPQLGRVGISENEAKQQGLNYRVAVLKMENVARAVEVGETRGLMKAVVDADTKQILGAAILGEEGGEIMTVLQMAMEGGITYDRIRYCIFAHPTYSESLNNLFMKLDD; translated from the coding sequence ATGAAAGTATATGATGTAATTGTTATTGGTTCGGGGCAGGCCGGTAGTCCGCTGGCACGTAAAATGGCCAAGGGTGGGAAAAAAGTGGCCATTATAGAGAAGCGTTGGGTTGGCGGTACCTGTGTAAATGATGGTTGTACACCAACCAAAACCATGATAGCCTCAGCTCGCGCGGCTTACCTGGCCGGTAGGTGTGATAATTTGGGCGTGCATATTGATGGTTTTAGTATAAATATGCCTCAGATTAAAAAGCGCAAGGATGATATTGTGATGCACTCGCGCAGCGGCAATCAAAAAAGTTTAGAAGACGATCCTAACATAGACCTTTTGTTTGGCGAAGCCAGTTTTACCGGCCCTAAATCAGTTAAAGTTAAATTGAACGAAGGAGGTACTGAGGAATTACAGGCCGAATGGGTCTTTATCAATGCAGGCTTGCAAACTGTTGTGCCTGATGTTGATGGACTGCAGAACATCGATTACTTAACATCAACCAGTATACTGGAACTCGAGACCGTGCCTGATCATATTTTGGTTATAGGAGGTAATTATATAGGATTGGAGTTTGGGCAGATGTTCAGACGCTTTGGAAGCCAAATCACCTTATTGGAACGTGGCCCACGCATTATGAGCCATGAGGATGAGGACATAGCTACCGAGGTCAATCATATTTTGGAAGAAGAGGGAATTGCTATTCATGGCAATGCGCAGGCTAAAAAGTTTGAAAAAAACGCTGATGGTAAAATTTTAGCCACGCTTGATCTGGGCGGCCGTACAGAGCAACTCGAGGTTTCTCATGTACTTGTAGCGGCGGGCCGCGAGCCGCAAACCAAGGCGCTTAATCTCGACGCTGCAGGCATAGCAGTGGACGATAAAGGGTATATAAAGGTTGATGAAAAACTGCAAACTAACGTGCCTGGCGTTTATGCGTTAGGCGATATAAAAGGCGGACCAGCGTTTACCCACATCTCCTACAACGATTTTACCATAGTATGGCGCAACCTGCTGCAAGGTGAGGATTTAACCACTAACGGTCGTCCGCTACCTTACTGCATGTTTACTGACCCTCAACTGGGTAGGGTGGGTATAAGCGAAAATGAAGCTAAACAACAGGGCTTAAACTATAGAGTTGCTGTGTTGAAGATGGAAAACGTAGCCCGTGCTGTTGAGGTAGGCGAAACCCGGGGCCTGATGAAAGCCGTTGTAGATGCCGATACCAAGCAGATATTAGGCGCAGCCATATTAGGCGAGGAGGGCGGCGAAATCATGACTGTTTTACAGATGGCTATGGAGGGCGGTATAACTTATGACCGGATACGGTATTGTATTTTTGCACACCCTACTTATAGCGAATCGCTTAATAATCTGTTCATGAAATTGGATGATTGA
- a CDS encoding M20/M25/M40 family metallo-hydrolase, with protein MKLKATVLFLVAGVGLSISANGQTDSVMMRKIFDEALVNGQCYENLRYLCKKIGSRLSGSTGAQKSVEWSKKLMDGYGFDRVYLQEVMVPHWERGAKEQGIIISGNTRTPVALASLGMSVATPKAGITAEVVELQSVQELQTLGEAKIKGKIVFFNRPFDERFIEAGSAYGTAGDQRNVGPGMAAKYGAVAVIVRSLTSALDNYPHTGGTNYGTNPKIAAAALSTVAANKLSSLLKQKGSSPVKFFLKTNCQMLPDVLSYNVIGEIKGTENNNKYISVGGHLDSWDLAEGAHDDGTGVMQSVEVLRIFKALGYKPKNNVRAVFFMNEENGHKGGIKYAEQALKDKEEHIAAIETDEGGFTPRGFSFERATPAFLNAVNQQWKKLFEPYEADRMVAGGGGTDIGPLRETHPNIALIGFRPDSQRYFDIHHTPNDVFENVNKRELELGAASIASLIYLIDQHGLNF; from the coding sequence ATGAAATTAAAAGCTACCGTCCTGTTCTTAGTGGCTGGTGTGGGTTTGTCCATATCTGCAAACGGACAAACCGATTCTGTTATGATGCGCAAGATTTTTGATGAAGCGCTGGTAAACGGCCAGTGTTATGAAAACCTGCGCTACCTGTGCAAAAAGATCGGTTCGAGACTGAGTGGCTCAACAGGTGCCCAAAAATCAGTTGAATGGAGCAAGAAGCTAATGGACGGCTATGGATTCGACCGCGTTTACCTGCAAGAGGTAATGGTGCCGCATTGGGAGCGCGGCGCAAAGGAGCAGGGGATTATAATTAGCGGCAATACGCGCACACCTGTAGCGCTGGCATCACTGGGCATGTCGGTAGCTACGCCAAAAGCCGGCATTACGGCCGAGGTGGTTGAATTGCAAAGCGTGCAGGAGCTGCAAACTTTAGGCGAAGCCAAAATAAAAGGAAAAATCGTGTTTTTTAACCGCCCGTTTGATGAACGCTTTATCGAAGCAGGATCGGCCTACGGTACAGCCGGCGATCAGCGTAATGTTGGCCCCGGCATGGCGGCTAAGTATGGCGCTGTAGCAGTCATTGTTAGGTCGCTTACAAGCGCGCTGGACAACTATCCGCATACGGGTGGCACCAACTATGGTACTAACCCTAAGATAGCCGCAGCAGCGTTGTCAACAGTAGCAGCGAACAAGTTAAGCAGCTTGTTAAAGCAGAAAGGTTCATCGCCGGTAAAGTTTTTTCTGAAAACCAATTGCCAGATGCTGCCTGATGTTTTATCGTACAACGTAATTGGCGAAATTAAAGGAACCGAGAATAACAATAAATACATATCTGTAGGCGGTCACCTCGATTCATGGGATTTAGCCGAAGGCGCACATGACGACGGTACCGGTGTAATGCAGTCGGTTGAGGTGTTGCGCATATTTAAAGCGTTAGGCTATAAGCCAAAAAATAATGTGCGTGCCGTGTTTTTTATGAACGAGGAGAACGGCCACAAAGGTGGTATCAAATATGCAGAGCAGGCTTTAAAAGATAAGGAAGAGCATATTGCAGCTATTGAGACGGATGAAGGCGGCTTTACACCAAGGGGCTTTAGCTTTGAGCGTGCTACGCCTGCCTTTCTGAACGCGGTAAACCAGCAATGGAAAAAGCTTTTTGAACCGTACGAAGCCGACAGGATGGTAGCAGGCGGCGGCGGTACGGATATCGGTCCGCTACGCGAAACACATCCTAACATAGCGCTTATTGGTTTCCGGCCGGATTCGCAACGGTATTTCGATATTCACCATACGCCTAATGATGTGTTTGAGAATGTGAACAAACGTGAGCTCGAATTAGGCGCTGCGTCTATTGCGTCGCTCATCTATCTGATTGACCAGCACGGTTTGAATTTTTAA
- the egtB gene encoding ergothioneine biosynthesis protein EgtB gives MTLADSYRTVRRRTERICSHLQTEDYVVQPIADVSPPKWHIGHTTWFFETFILKPYFMGYQEYDPNFNYVFNSYYETVGARVIRTDRGNLSRPTVLDVYRYREYVDEAIERFLCQEPSPEVKELFILGLNHEEQHQELLYYDIKYILGHNPLFPAYDKDYSCPKFESTPGLISISEGVYEVGHQGEDFCFDNELNRHKVYLNAYEISGSLVTNGEYLEFINSGGYQDFRNWHAEGWDWVKVNQVNAPMYWHLIDGEWFVYTLRGLEPLDLKESVGHVSYYEAYAYASWKGMRLPTEFEWEVAATHFNWGKCWEWTESAYLPYPGFNKAPGAIGEYNGKFMVSQKVLRGASEATPQGHSRITYRNFFHPNMRWLFNGIRLAK, from the coding sequence ATGACCCTAGCCGACTCTTACAGAACGGTACGCCGCCGTACCGAGCGTATCTGCAGCCATTTGCAAACCGAAGATTACGTTGTACAGCCCATTGCAGATGTGAGTCCGCCTAAGTGGCACATAGGCCATACCACCTGGTTTTTCGAAACCTTTATTCTGAAGCCGTACTTTATGGGTTACCAGGAGTATGACCCCAACTTCAACTATGTATTTAACAGTTATTATGAAACCGTTGGCGCACGCGTAATCAGGACTGACAGGGGTAACCTGAGCCGGCCAACCGTGCTGGATGTTTACCGCTATCGCGAATATGTGGACGAAGCCATAGAGCGGTTCTTATGCCAGGAGCCATCGCCCGAGGTAAAGGAGCTTTTTATATTAGGCCTTAACCACGAGGAGCAGCACCAGGAACTCTTATACTACGATATTAAATATATACTGGGTCATAACCCACTTTTCCCCGCTTATGATAAGGATTATTCCTGCCCTAAGTTTGAGAGTACCCCCGGCTTAATCAGTATTAGCGAAGGTGTGTATGAAGTGGGGCATCAGGGTGAAGATTTTTGTTTTGACAATGAACTGAACCGACATAAGGTTTACCTGAACGCTTACGAGATTAGCGGTAGCCTGGTAACCAATGGTGAATATCTGGAGTTTATTAACAGCGGTGGTTATCAGGATTTTAGGAACTGGCATGCCGAAGGGTGGGACTGGGTAAAAGTAAACCAGGTAAACGCCCCTATGTACTGGCACCTTATAGATGGCGAATGGTTTGTTTACACCCTGCGCGGATTAGAGCCGCTTGATTTGAAGGAAAGCGTTGGGCATGTTAGTTATTACGAAGCATATGCCTATGCCTCCTGGAAAGGTATGCGACTGCCAACTGAGTTTGAGTGGGAAGTAGCCGCTACACATTTTAATTGGGGCAAATGCTGGGAGTGGACCGAAAGCGCATATTTGCCCTACCCGGGCTTTAACAAAGCACCCGGTGCTATAGGTGAATATAACGGCAAATTCATGGTTAGCCAAAAAGTGCTGCGCGGCGCTTCAGAAGCTACGCCACAGGGGCACAGCCGCATCACCTACCGTAATTTTTTTCATCCAAATATGCGCTGGCTTTTTAACGGTATCCGTTTAGCCAAATAG
- the egtD gene encoding L-histidine N(alpha)-methyltransferase → MKNTDTSVAEFSINQQFCDDILAGLTASPKYLEAKYFYDTRGDELFQDIMNCAEYYPTKCELEIFTRQTEELAQAIIADGSAFDLIELGAGDAMKSTHLLRHLLNQRAEFTYVPIDISGHVINYLQDALPASLPGLQLTGLTGEYFEMLEQAAQLSQRRKVVMFLGSNIGNMPVTDARQFCVELRSHLTAGDSVLMGVDLKKNPKIILAAYNDAQGFTREFNLNLLTRINSELRANFNIEAFEHYPTYDPQTGSCKSYLISLTDQQVQLCGQTISFAKDEYIYMEISQKYTVQQADSMANDSGFNPVCHFFDSKNWFLDAIWKAV, encoded by the coding sequence ATGAAGAATACCGATACCTCTGTAGCCGAGTTTAGCATCAACCAACAATTTTGTGATGATATATTGGCTGGTCTTACTGCATCGCCCAAATACCTGGAGGCAAAATATTTCTACGATACCCGCGGAGATGAGCTCTTTCAGGATATTATGAATTGTGCAGAGTATTATCCTACCAAATGTGAACTGGAAATATTTACCCGCCAAACTGAAGAGCTGGCCCAGGCCATTATAGCCGATGGCAGCGCTTTTGACCTGATCGAACTGGGTGCCGGCGATGCCATGAAATCTACCCACCTGCTACGGCATCTGCTAAACCAACGGGCGGAGTTTACCTATGTGCCCATCGATATATCGGGCCATGTGATCAATTATTTGCAGGATGCACTCCCGGCTTCCTTGCCGGGCCTGCAGCTCACCGGCCTTACGGGTGAGTATTTTGAAATGCTCGAACAAGCAGCTCAACTTTCACAAAGGCGTAAGGTGGTTATGTTCCTGGGTTCAAACATTGGCAACATGCCGGTAACCGATGCTCGGCAGTTTTGTGTGGAACTGCGCAGCCACCTCACCGCAGGAGACAGTGTGCTGATGGGAGTTGACTTAAAAAAGAACCCCAAGATTATTTTAGCTGCCTATAATGATGCTCAGGGTTTCACACGAGAGTTTAATCTTAACCTGTTAACCCGTATTAACAGCGAGTTGCGGGCCAACTTTAATATTGAGGCTTTTGAGCATTATCCAACTTACGATCCTCAAACTGGTTCCTGCAAAAGTTACTTAATTAGTTTGACCGATCAGCAGGTGCAGCTTTGCGGTCAAACCATAAGCTTTGCTAAGGATGAATATATCTACATGGAAATCTCACAAAAATACACGGTACAACAGGCCGACAGCATGGCCAATGATTCGGGCTTTAACCCTGTTTGCCATTTTTTTGATAGTAAAAACTGGTTTTTAGACGCCATTTGGAAGGCTGTGTAA
- a CDS encoding ABC transporter ATP-binding protein produces MIKVQNLSKHYGQTKAVDDLSFEVAEGDNLILLGTSGCGKTTTLKMLNRLIEPSSGKVYINGQDITKQPVELLRRNMGYVLQNNGLFPHYTIAENIAVVPKLLKWDNERINKRTQELLNKLHLPNDLLTKYPNQLSGGQQQRVGLARALMADAPVLLMDEPFGALDNITRAQIQAEFKELDELKRKTIVMVTHDVQEAFELGNRIALMNKGRLLQIGTPAELLFKPADKFVKDFLNAQRLQLELKAITLQDIWELLPPATDISGADVNLPSTCSMWMAMEVLKGNTEKVLIVPPPAIEAKTITFEQLMTAYHQYQVNLPV; encoded by the coding sequence ATGATTAAGGTCCAAAACCTAAGTAAGCATTACGGCCAAACCAAGGCCGTTGATGATCTGTCGTTTGAGGTTGCGGAAGGCGATAACCTGATTTTGCTGGGTACCAGCGGTTGCGGAAAAACTACCACCTTAAAAATGCTGAACCGTTTAATTGAGCCTAGCAGCGGTAAGGTGTATATTAACGGACAAGACATAACCAAACAACCCGTAGAATTATTACGGCGTAATATGGGTTATGTATTGCAAAACAATGGCTTATTTCCTCATTATACAATTGCCGAAAATATAGCTGTTGTTCCTAAATTGTTAAAATGGGATAATGAGCGCATCAATAAGCGTACGCAAGAGCTTCTCAATAAGCTGCATCTTCCTAACGATCTTTTAACAAAATATCCAAACCAATTAAGCGGAGGCCAGCAACAACGTGTTGGCCTGGCGCGTGCACTGATGGCCGATGCGCCCGTATTATTAATGGACGAGCCGTTCGGCGCATTAGACAACATTACCCGCGCACAAATACAGGCTGAGTTTAAAGAGCTGGACGAATTAAAGCGCAAAACCATAGTAATGGTAACGCATGATGTACAAGAGGCTTTTGAACTGGGTAACCGAATAGCGTTGATGAATAAAGGGCGCCTGTTGCAAATAGGTACACCGGCCGAATTACTGTTTAAGCCGGCTGATAAATTTGTAAAAGATTTTTTGAACGCGCAACGCCTGCAGTTAGAACTAAAAGCCATTACCCTGCAAGATATATGGGAACTATTACCACCCGCAACTGATATATCGGGTGCTGATGTTAACCTGCCATCAACCTGTAGTATGTGGATGGCTATGGAAGTACTTAAAGGCAATACCGAAAAGGTGTTAATTGTACCGCCGCCGGCTATCGAGGCTAAAACTATAACTTTTGAGCAACTCATGACGGCTTATCACCAGTATCAAGTAAACCTACCGGTATGA
- a CDS encoding ABC transporter permease/substrate-binding protein translates to MNEQQQTLWQFMQQQSGKLFTQTLEHIGLTFVSLLIAVVIGLPLGILIARKRKLSGTVLGIAGVLQTIPSIALLGFMIPLLGIGAKPAIVALFLYALLPIIRNTYTGITGVDAAVKEAALAMGMSIKQVLLKVELPLAMPVILAGIRTATVINVGVATLASYIAAGGLGEFIFGGISLNNSNMILAGAIPAALLAILFDLLLSALQKTSFKKFKVGLYALPVIALLLASFYLIPSAMGTKLTAGFTPEFMGRQDGNLGLQQKYGLKMHTIVINDAVMYKAAYEKQLDVISGYSTDGRLKAYNLMVLDDDKNIFPPYYAAPIVRQDALAKFPELEKTLNLLSGHINDSVMTELNYRTDYLHQTPERVAKDFLVAHHLYKPSQNGRAGGTVRIGSKVFGEQYILASMYSMLIEGYTPYTASTKTGLGGTKICFDALTNNQIDFYPEYTGTGLLVLLQPSVKVVNEVGADRDKTYQYVQQQFKQRYHIQWLKPIGFNNAYALMMRKQQSDDLNIKTITDLKRFLDSNK, encoded by the coding sequence ATGAACGAGCAACAGCAAACGTTATGGCAGTTTATGCAGCAACAGTCGGGCAAGTTGTTTACCCAAACACTTGAGCATATAGGGCTAACCTTCGTTTCTTTACTAATTGCCGTAGTTATTGGTTTGCCGCTGGGTATACTTATTGCGCGTAAAAGGAAATTGTCGGGCACGGTATTGGGTATTGCAGGAGTGCTGCAAACAATTCCGAGCATTGCCTTACTAGGGTTTATGATACCCTTGTTGGGTATAGGCGCAAAGCCGGCTATTGTGGCTTTGTTTTTATATGCCCTTTTGCCTATCATCCGTAACACTTACACTGGCATAACCGGGGTTGATGCTGCGGTAAAAGAGGCGGCTTTAGCCATGGGTATGAGTATAAAACAAGTGCTGCTTAAGGTAGAATTGCCCTTGGCTATGCCTGTTATATTAGCCGGTATACGCACTGCTACGGTAATTAATGTAGGCGTTGCTACCCTTGCATCGTACATAGCTGCCGGCGGATTAGGTGAATTTATCTTTGGGGGCATATCGCTCAACAACAGTAATATGATACTGGCCGGTGCCATTCCTGCAGCGCTATTGGCTATCCTGTTCGATTTGCTACTGTCAGCTTTGCAAAAAACTAGTTTTAAAAAATTTAAAGTTGGCTTGTATGCCTTACCGGTTATAGCGCTCCTGTTGGCCTCTTTCTACTTAATTCCGTCTGCTATGGGCACTAAGCTAACGGCCGGTTTTACACCTGAGTTTATGGGGCGACAAGATGGTAACCTTGGATTGCAGCAAAAGTACGGCTTAAAAATGCACACGATCGTGATTAACGATGCCGTGATGTATAAAGCCGCTTATGAAAAGCAACTTGATGTTATTAGCGGTTACTCTACCGATGGCCGCCTGAAAGCTTATAACTTAATGGTGTTGGATGATGACAAAAACATCTTTCCGCCCTACTACGCAGCGCCTATAGTAAGGCAGGATGCCTTGGCGAAGTTTCCGGAACTGGAAAAGACACTTAATCTGCTATCGGGCCATATTAATGATTCGGTAATGACGGAGCTAAACTACCGCACCGACTACCTGCACCAAACGCCCGAACGTGTAGCCAAAGATTTTTTAGTTGCCCATCATTTATACAAACCCAGCCAAAACGGCCGTGCTGGGGGTACCGTGCGTATTGGCTCCAAGGTTTTTGGCGAACAATATATTTTGGCTAGTATGTACAGTATGCTGATTGAAGGCTACACGCCTTATACTGCATCAACCAAAACCGGTTTGGGCGGTACAAAAATTTGCTTCGATGCACTAACCAATAACCAAATAGACTTTTATCCCGAATATACCGGCACCGGTTTATTGGTATTACTGCAGCCTTCAGTCAAGGTGGTGAATGAGGTGGGGGCAGACCGGGATAAAACTTACCAATATGTGCAGCAGCAGTTTAAACAGCGTTACCATATACAATGGTTAAAACCAATAGGCTTTAATAATGCGTATGCTTTAATGATGCGGAAACAACAATCTGATGACCTTAACATCAAAACAATTACCGACCTGAAACGCTTTTTGGATAGTAATAAATAG